The window ATTAATACTATTAATATTATCAAGATAACGGCTTGCATAACAAATAAGCCTACTGAAAAATCATTTAATAAAGTTTCCATACTATATAGATTACTATAATTCTTTTTTTGTTTAATTTAAAAACAGTTTCTGCAACCAACCGTTGCAGAACACTGTTTCTTTTTGTTTTAGGATTATGCTCCTAAGATTAACGCACCGAATGCTAAACCTTCTAATAAGGCTCCGATGATGATCATCGCAGTTTGGATTTTTCCAGCTGCTTCTGGTTGACGAGCAATACCTTCCATTGCTTTTCCTCCAATTTGACCTAATCCGATTCCTCCACCGATTACGATTAATCCTGCTCCAATTAAATTGTACATACTAATTTGGTTTTATAAATATTAATTAAACAAATTCTTATTAATGGTGGTCATGTTCTTCAACTGCCATCCCTATAAATAACGATGATAACATCGTAAAAATAAATGCTTGTAAAAAGGCTACTAAAATTTCAATAACCGAAATAAATAATGCTAACACTAAAGACATCCCTGTTGATCCAACAGCTCCAAATGATTCTTTCATTGTTATCATTAATGCAATTAAGCTCATTACAACAAAGTGACCCGCTGTCATGTTTGCAAATAAACGAACTAATAAAGAGAAAGGCTTAATTAAAACAAAACCTACTAACTCTATCACTGCTAATATTGGTCGTAAGATTACTGGAACACCTGGCATCCATAATGTGTGCTTCCAAAAATCTTTACTTGCGCTAAATAAATATATTACTGCTGTAAAAATTGCTAAACATGCTGTTACCGCAATCTGACCTGTAACATTAAATCCTATTGGTGTTAATCCTAATAAGTTTAAGATCCAGATAAAGAAAAAGACCGTTAGCAAAAACCCCATAAATTTACGGTATTTTTTCTCTCCAATATTTGGCTTTGCAATGTCATCTCTTACATAAATCACTAAAGGCTCTAATACTCTACTAATACCTTTTGGTACGGAATGTCCTTTTTTGTAACCTCTTGCTAATGCGCTAAATGCTAATAACATTAAAACCCCTGTTAATAACATACCAACTACAGACTTTGTGATTGAAAAATCTAAAACCTTGTGTGCATTTTTCGGGTGGTGTTTATCATCAAAATCAAGAGTTGTTACTCCTGCATCCAACTCGTATATTTTACTGTGTAGTTTTACTAAACGCGACTCTCCTTTAGTTACAATTACGCTTGCACTATCATCATGATGAAAAGCTGAAGACATAAATGTTTTCAACCCATCTTTAGTCCAAACAATAACTGGCAAAGGGAAACTATAATGTGTCCCAGACTCATTATGAGTAAACAAATGAAAATCGTGAGAATCTTTTAAGTGATGCTTTATATACTCCTTGATTTCGTGAGCAGTGTTCACTTGATTCCCTGGTTCATGTTTAGTATCATCTCCGTAAGAAGAGACTGAAACGAACATCAGAACTAATATTGCTATAAAATGGAAAGGTTTTTTTGCCAACATCATACTTTTTGTAACTAATAAATTTATGGTCTGTAAATTTTGTGCAAATGTAAGTAATAATTTAAAAAGGTAAACACTTTTTTTAATTAGATTTTTCTCACAGACAAATTAAACACTATTAAACTATCATTCAAATACTTACTTCTCTTTTAATAATTTCGCGATACAAGCTGTTTCGATTATTAAAAACAAGAAAAAGGGTATCACCAAACCTAAACGATCGGGCAGACTCAAATTTGTCTCAGAAAAGATCGATGATTGAAAAAGCAAAATAAAGACTCCAATTTTAACAAACATTAAGGTTAAATAAGCAAATCCTAGCTGATTAGGTAATTTACTATTAACAAGCTCTATACTTAAATACACAATTAACACTGCTATTCCATGAAACAGATACAGTTTTTGCAAAGAATAAGGGAGATTATCCTGTGTGACATAGTTTTGAATGCTATAAGCAGCGACTAATACCACAAGGATAAAAGACACGACGTATACAATACGTTTATTCATTTTTAGAATTTTGATCATTAGTAATTTTAACAACTTGCTTGATAACAGAATACATAGCCACAAATACAGCAAGTAATGTTATTGTTTTAAAATAAAACTGATTAGTGCTATAGTTAAGATCTAACCAATTACCCAATATACTCCCTAACCAAATGGTAATACCCATTTGCAATGCTATTGATGTAAACCGGATATAAGGATTAAGTTGTTTTTTGGGTTTTCGAGCCACTATTTAAGTTATTTACAGAGGTTTTCATAACGCAAGACACGTTAAAGGTTGCTCCAGGCTCTACTGCTAGTTTCTGTGTAACCACATCGCCTTCAATATGTGCTGTTGACTTTAAAGTTAACGTTTCAGTCAATTCCATGGTCCCAGAAAGCTTACCTTCAAAGTAAGCATTACTACATTTTAATTTTCCAATTATTTCGCCATCTTTTCCGACCACTACTTTTCCAGACGTTTCTATATTCCCCTCTATTGTTCCATCCACACGGATGTCTCCATCACTAAAAAAATCACCTACTAGTTTAGTGCCTTTTGCTATAATATTTTGAATTGAAAACTGATCTTGCTGCTTATTTTTCATTTTAAGGGACATTATTTATTTGCTAAGTATTCGTTTATATTTTTATGTATTTGAAGTGTCTTGTAGTTGCTAGACGATATTCCAAAATAAGGTCTGTTTATTTTATCTCTATCTTCTTCCTTTAGAATATCCGAAAAAGCTTGCGCACCTTGTACACTTCTTAAACCATGAACCACAAGAAACGTCGTTTCCGGATTAAACACATCCACAGACGTTGACATGTTGTAATAGGTCACCTTTGGTATTACTTCATCCAATATTTTTCTAAAATCAACAAGCGCTTCTTTTTCGTTTGTATTAAACTGAAACACCACTTTAAAACTTCTAGACTGTGTATCTGGTTTAAATGTTTTATCACTGACCGACTTTAAACTACCTAGAATAGCCTCTGCTTGAATAGCCTCTGGCGTATTAGCAAACGCTAAAACAACATCATTAAGACCATCTACATACGCTTGATACCCATTTAACCTTCCATTAGCAGTCGCTTTTAGTAATGCAAATTTTGGAACCATAGGGTCTCCATCAAAAAAGGTCATATACTCTTTAGATTTTTCAATGACTTCTTGAAAATGTTGTGCTTCTAAAAGCTTGTAAGTTGCTTCATATAGACTTTCTGAACTATTTTCATCTCTAGTTGCTGCTAATTCAGGATGCAGTAAAATATTAGCATATCTTGACTCTGGATAATTACTAATAATACTAGTTTTTGTTATTAAAGCCTCATCACCTAAGCCTAATATCTCATAAATTTTATACAAATTATAATTAGAAGGTAAAATTAGTTTTTCTTCAGGATCACTTTCTAATAAGTTTAAAAATTTACTTTTAGACAACTTATATTCTTTAAATTTTTCTTTATAAATTAAACCCAATTGATAGTATGCGTAATTACGTTCTTTTTTAATACTGTCTAATTCTTTTTCTGCCGAAGGAATTAAAGCTAAATAATAGTCTGGACTTAACAATTCACTTTCTTCCCCTTCTGCTATTGCTAATTCTAAATTAGATTGTTCCTCCGAAAAACCACCTGATTTAGCAGATGACCATCTCCAATCATCTTCGTTTTTACGATCTCCCCAAATACGCGAAAATTCGTTCTTCCCATAAGCCACTGTAGTTGGATTATAAAAATAGAAACTAGGTCCCGCTCCCGACAAACCACCGCCTTGTGTAACAGCATTATTAATCAAACTATTAGTTGCTGCAAATCCACTTTTACGCGCTTCAATTTCTAATCGTTCTTTTTCTGCTTCTAATTTTTGTTTAAGCGTATTAGTGTAATCTGTAAAATAGGCTAAACGATCCGCTTCCGGCATTTTAACTATTTTGAGAATACTATCATTAACTTCAGCTATACCTTCATAATAAATGACGTCATCTAAGTTTTCGCGTTTACGTTTAAGTGTACGGAATGGCTTGCTATTTTCAACCATATTGGTCATGGTACTATCAAAATAAGCGCCTGCAAATTTATAGTTGTTTCTATCAAAATAGAAATCGCCTAAAGTCTCATAGTTTTTAGCGACCAAAATTTTGTCTTTAGATTTTTCTCTTAATGATTTATTGTAATAAGCGACCGCCAAAGAATCTGATTGATTTGCTAAATGAAAATCACCTATTTGATGATAGATTTTATCCAAGTATGGACGATTTTCTCTATCTTCCTCTAACTTGGTTAGATGCTTCAAAAACTCAATTTTATCACCTGTATTGTAGTCAAAGTTTTTAGCTTTTTCTATCTGAGCAGCCATTAGGTAGCGACGCGGTGTTTTTCGGTTTAAATCGATAACCTCATCAAATGCTAAATTTGCACTGTCTTTAAAGGTCAAGACATTATACAATTGCCCTTTTATAAAATTAAAACGCCCTTTCTCGTCATTATTTCTCGTCGCTTTTGACGCTATTTTAATTTGCGTCAAAGCACTATCTAAGGCTTTTGTGTTTATATAAGCTTGCGCTAAAATGGATGTAGCATCAGACAATTCTTGTCCCTCCAATTCTTCTTGTTTAATAAGACGTTTAAGATTTACAATAGCCAACTCGTCATTTTCTAAACGCATATTGGTTTTTTCTCTCCAAACCTTTGCTGTGTTTATTTTATCGGATGCTGGGTACTTGTAAAGAATATAATTAAAGGCCTCTAAAGCGGGCACAAAACGTTGGTCAAAATATCTAGCTTGACCTAACAATAAATACGCTTCATCAATTTGAGGATTATACTCCTTACCCTTAATATTCATCCCATGTTTTTGGATGGCTTTTACCGCTTTTTCTTCTGCTTTTGTAAAGTCTTCATTTTTAGATTGACCGGGTAACACAACCTCATCACTAACTTGCATACGTTCTATCGGTAAAAGATCCCAATAGTTGTCTTTATAACCGTTATTTAAATTGTCTTGACCTTGTTTTAAGGCCTCATACCCATTAAATAAGGCATTATACTCTGCAGTAACTGCATGAAAATTACGATTTATGAAACTGTTTTTTTTTCTTGAGCAACTAGTGATTGTTGCTAAGGTTAATCCAGAAACTATACAAATTTTAAATGCTATCTTCAATGCGGTTGTATTTTGTGTAATACATAACTAAATATTGCAGTAAATAGTATTTATAGATACTGTCAACACCGTAAAAATAAGCATCTTTTTTACTTTTTTCCAAAAAATGAGATTAAACTTGTTTTTTAAGCCACGTCTACCGTTCCTGAAAAGTGCGCTTCCAACTCTTTTAAAGTTGCCTCGCTAGTTGCAATATCTTTTACGACGTGTCCTTTTTCTAAAACAACAATACGTTCGCAGACATCCGTAACATGCATTAAATCATGACTAGACACTAACACCGTAACGCCTTTTGTCAAAGCTAAATCTTTAATAATTTCTTTTAGTCTAATTTGTGTCGTTGGATCCAGATTAGCAAAAGGCTCGTCTAAAATGATAACTTCTGGATTACCAATAAGCGCGGCAACAATCCCCGCTTTTTTCTGATTTCCTTTACTTAAATCACGTAGATATTTTTTCTGACCTAGAATTTCACCATGAAAAAAATCCTCAAACTGAGACACAAGATTATCAACATCTTGTTTATTCTGCCCACGTAAATCGCCAATAAAGTAAAAATATTCTTCTGCCGTTAAGTAACCAATTAAAAAACTTTCATCAATAAAAGAAGACGTAAATGGTTTCCAATCTTCACTTTGATTTACTACAACCCCGTTATTATTAATAGTTCCTGTTGTTGGTTTTATTAAGTCCAAAAGCAAACTAAAATACGTTGTTTTCCCTGCACCATTATTACCTACAAGTCCAAAACTCTGACCATTAGGAATGTCTAAACTAGGAATATTTAATACTTCGTTACCGCTATATTTTTTTGAAAGATTTGTTGTAGTTATCATAATGTAGTGATTGTAAAGGTTAATTGAATTGATTAGTTGTCTTCATTAAAAGCTTTGACCATCTCATATTTAGAGGCTAAGTACTTTTTGGTAATAAAACGCATTGTTTTTTGATGAAATATTATACCTATTAACCCCAAAGCTATTAGTGCAGAAATACCCGAATAAAAGCCAATATAATACGTTAACGATCCAAAAATGGCCAAAGGGATTAACAATAACGGAATACCGATAAGCCATTGTACTGCTCCTGTCCCTTGATAGTTAAAAGCGGCGCGTTGGTTTAAATCTATCTTTTTTCTATTAAAAGACCCACCAAGCATAATAACATAAGTATTAACGCCAATATTATAAATAGCTGCAGCAAAATGTGCTACTAAAATTTTCCATCCAAAATAAACATACGGTATACTTAGCACAAACATGATAATTACACTTAACATCATTAAGGTGTATTTAGATTTTAAATACTGCTCGTACTTGATATTTTGACTCATTAGCATTTTGTAATACCCACTATCCCAAGCCGGAATAAATTGCCCAAAGTTAATTAAGAAAATACCTGTCACAAAAACCCCAACAAAACCAAACATAATTGGTGTGTCATTATACACAGGATTAGGGTAAAAAAACAAGCCATATAATAATCCTAATACCAAAATAAAAACGGCAGACCTTGGACGTTTGTTACGCCAAATTAATTTTAAATCCAACTGCATAAAAGGCGCACTATCACCAAAACGTTTAGTCCAACCTAAGTCTGACGTACTCACTTCTTTTATTTTTGTTTTGAGCGAATTATCCAAGTATAATTTTTTGATTAGTATTTTATGATTAAAAACATACAACCCAACAAGAACAGCGAGTAGCACTAATAAAAGTGATGGATTAGCAGTAATTGCCAACATTGCAGAAGATAATAATCCAGAAAAATCAACAATATTAAAATAGTTTAATCCAAATAATGCACCTGCAAAAAGTATGATTGGAAGAAAAGACAATTCAGTTTCAGCCGAAAAACTTTCAATAATAAAATTTAAAAAATTATTAATTAATGTCAATAATAGCATTGCAACCAACCAAGTTATTACAGTAATAGTATCATAATCTTTATACACTAAAACAAAACTAAATGGCACCATTGCAAAAAGTGGTAAAAAGTTAAAAAATGAAACAGCAGATTTACCTAATACAAAATGAACAACAGTACTTCTTTTTATTGGAATGGTCAAAAATGGCTTTACACTCATCACTGGCAATTTTTGCAAAAAGAAACGTAACATTAAGTCTCCTAAAAACCAGAAAAACAATAATGTATTAACGACAATAAAAGGATCTTGATTCGGAAATGTTTTTTTTAATATTGGATACAGTCCAAAACCTAACGCTAAAAAGACAACTATAAAATAGGCAGCAAAAAAGCCCATAACTATTTTTATAGCTAGGCCTTTACCAAAGTTGGAAGACCGTATAAAAGATTTCCATTCTAGACTTAAAAATTTACTAATCATAATGGTTAATGTTTGGTTGGTTTAATAGATAAGTATACAAATGTTTAAAAATGTTACAAACAAAACTCTGGATAGGTTTCATTTAGAAGTTTTTCTGCTTTGTTTGGGATAACCTCAAAACTGATATACATCCAAAGACAAAACAGTGTAGAGAAAATAGATAAACCTAATAAAGCATAAGCATTATCTAATAAATGATCAGAAAAATTATACCATTGTGGCAATTGAGATAACAACATTATAGCAGATCCACCTGCTTGTTTAAATATAATTTCTTCTAACATCCATTTTTTACTGGACAATGCTTTACGCTGTTTAAATTGTCTTTTTAACTGTATGCTTTTATAGATTACAAAAACACATATTATCACAAAAAGACCTATTAAAAATGATGTTGCAAAAATTGTAGACAACCCTAAATAAATACCAAAAAATAAAGCTAGTGTAGTTATTAATTTAGGAAACGTAAACCATTGCTTTAGCTCTGTCCACAGGTATTTAAAGTAGCGTTTATTCATAGCTTTTTGACGACGTTCTAAGACTTCCATAAAGCCAAAGACTCCAAATTTTTTAAAGGCTTTATCTCTTGCATCTTCAAAAGATAAGTTGGTTTCTGTTTGCCAAACAGACTCAATATCGTTTGCTAAGTGATCTACTAACTCGGTTTGTAAATCGTAATGCTCTACATAGTGCTGTCTTGTAAAGGCGTAAAGATTTTCTATTTGAAGTGGAGTTAATTTCATATTAATCCAAACTAAATTTAGGATTCATAAAGGTTTCCATCGTTTTTATGTAATCCTTAAGTTCTTCCAGTTTACTAACCGTTTCTTTATTACCTTTTTCGGTAAGTTTGTAGTATTTACGCAATCGGTTATCTACTTTTTTAACCTCGACGTCCAACAAACCTTCGGCTTCTAACTTATGTAGCGCAGGATACAAAGCACCTTCGGTAATATTAAGTTCACCTTTAGTTATTGCTTTCACTTTTTGCGTCATTTCGTACCCATACATTTTTTCACTTTCATTTAAAAGCTTTAAAATAATAGTAGTCAGACTGCCCTTATATAATTTTGAATTTGCCATATCACAAACATACATAAAATTCTTATGCATAATAAACTTAGGTATTAATTTTTTTCTAAACAGCAGGCAAAACGGTAAAGCTTCATTATTTTTACAAAAAAATAAAAACCATGTCTCAATTTAATACACTAACTATTTCGGATATCACACGTCAAACGGACCAATGTGTTACGTTGACTTTTACTGTACCAGACAATTTAAAACAAGACTACGCGTTTAAAGCTGGACAATATATTACACTAAAAACTAAAATTAACAATGAAGAAGTAAGACGTGATTACTCTTTATGTTCTTCTCCGTCAAGCGGAACACTTACCGTTGCGGTTAAAGCAGTACCAAATGGAACCTTTAGCACTTATGCAAACAGCAGTTTAAAAGTTGGAGACACTTTGGACGTTGCAAAACCTCAAGGTCGTTTTGTTTTTGAACCAAAACCGACAGAAGAACGCACCATCGCCGCCTTTGCTGCCGGAAGTGGTATTACACCAATATTAAGTATTGCAAAAACAGTACTAGAGCAAGAACCTAAAAGTCACTTTGTATTGGTATACGGTAACAAATCTAAAAATGACACTATATTTTTTGACGACTTGTTAGCGCTACACCATAAATACGTCGATCGTTTTTATATTCAGTTTTTATATAGCCAATCTCAAGAAGAAAATGCGTTATTTGGACGTATCGAGAAAAGCACCGTTAATTTAATTGTTAAAAACAAATACAAACACGTTACTATAGATTCCTTTTACCTTTGTGGACCAGAAGCTATGATTAACACGGTAAAAGATGTATTAACAGAAAATAAGGTCTCTAAAGACAATATTCATTTTGAATTATTTACCGCTGCCACTCAAACTACAACAGAAACAATAGAGACTAGCGACGGAAACACAGAAATAACGGTTACCGTAGATGATGAATCTGAAACGTTTAGCATGTCACAAAAACAAACGATACTTGAAGCTGCGTTAAAACAAGACTTAGATGCACCATACTCTTGTCAAGGCGGCGTATGTAGTAGTTGTATTGCTAGAGTTGTGGATGGTAAAGCTATCATGAGACAAAACAACATATTAACAGATGCTGAAGTTGCAGAAGGTTTAATATTAACCTGTCAAGCACATCCTACAACACCAACTTTAACTGTAGATTATGATGACGTATAAATCCTAACTATGTATTTTGTCGTCTTTATGTGCTTTTTATCGAAATTTTAGAAGAATAAACTTTTATAAAATTGAATAAACGAACAATCTGATAAATTTGTAAAAGATTATAACGCTAAAATTTGTTAGTTTAAGGGATAATATTAATTTTATATTAGTTGTTACAATCAGAAAGCCTCAAGCAATTGAGGCTTTTTTTATGCAAAAAAAATCAATATTACCAATTTTCAAGACATTACATACCGCCTTTTATACAGACTAACCATAATTACGCACAATTGTAGATTAACCGATATATTTACTTTTAATCGAAAGCGTATCAAAACAGACCTCGACAAAATAAATCAAGTCAACAATCCTCTACATTTGTAACAGATTATAACGCTGAAATTTGTTAGTTTAAGGGATAATATTAATTTGATATTAGTAGTTAAAATCAAGAAGTCTCAATTTAACATTGAGGCTTTTTTTTATGAGTTTAAAATAGACTTTACTAAAGCTGTAACTTCTTTTGGACTGATAGTCCCAGCTACCGTTTTATAATCTTCCGGATATTTGTTA is drawn from Psychroserpens sp. NJDZ02 and contains these coding sequences:
- the atpE gene encoding ATP synthase F0 subunit C; amino-acid sequence: MYNLIGAGLIVIGGGIGLGQIGGKAMEGIARQPEAAGKIQTAMIIIGALLEGLAFGALILGA
- the atpB gene encoding F0F1 ATP synthase subunit A encodes the protein MMLAKKPFHFIAILVLMFVSVSSYGDDTKHEPGNQVNTAHEIKEYIKHHLKDSHDFHLFTHNESGTHYSFPLPVIVWTKDGLKTFMSSAFHHDDSASVIVTKGESRLVKLHSKIYELDAGVTTLDFDDKHHPKNAHKVLDFSITKSVVGMLLTGVLMLLAFSALARGYKKGHSVPKGISRVLEPLVIYVRDDIAKPNIGEKKYRKFMGFLLTVFFFIWILNLLGLTPIGFNVTGQIAVTACLAIFTAVIYLFSASKDFWKHTLWMPGVPVILRPILAVIELVGFVLIKPFSLLVRLFANMTAGHFVVMSLIALMITMKESFGAVGSTGMSLVLALFISVIEILVAFLQAFIFTMLSSLFIGMAVEEHDHH
- a CDS encoding DUF6168 family protein, whose product is MNKRIVYVVSFILVVLVAAYSIQNYVTQDNLPYSLQKLYLFHGIAVLIVYLSIELVNSKLPNQLGFAYLTLMFVKIGVFILLFQSSIFSETNLSLPDRLGLVIPFFLFLIIETACIAKLLKEK
- a CDS encoding AtpZ/AtpI family protein encodes the protein MARKPKKQLNPYIRFTSIALQMGITIWLGSILGNWLDLNYSTNQFYFKTITLLAVFVAMYSVIKQVVKITNDQNSKNE
- a CDS encoding polymer-forming cytoskeletal protein, whose product is MKNKQQDQFSIQNIIAKGTKLVGDFFSDGDIRVDGTIEGNIETSGKVVVGKDGEIIGKLKCSNAYFEGKLSGTMELTETLTLKSTAHIEGDVVTQKLAVEPGATFNVSCVMKTSVNNLNSGSKTQKTT
- a CDS encoding tetratricopeptide repeat protein translates to MKIAFKICIVSGLTLATITSCSRKKNSFINRNFHAVTAEYNALFNGYEALKQGQDNLNNGYKDNYWDLLPIERMQVSDEVVLPGQSKNEDFTKAEEKAVKAIQKHGMNIKGKEYNPQIDEAYLLLGQARYFDQRFVPALEAFNYILYKYPASDKINTAKVWREKTNMRLENDELAIVNLKRLIKQEELEGQELSDATSILAQAYINTKALDSALTQIKIASKATRNNDEKGRFNFIKGQLYNVLTFKDSANLAFDEVIDLNRKTPRRYLMAAQIEKAKNFDYNTGDKIEFLKHLTKLEEDRENRPYLDKIYHQIGDFHLANQSDSLAVAYYNKSLREKSKDKILVAKNYETLGDFYFDRNNYKFAGAYFDSTMTNMVENSKPFRTLKRKRENLDDVIYYEGIAEVNDSILKIVKMPEADRLAYFTDYTNTLKQKLEAEKERLEIEARKSGFAATNSLINNAVTQGGGLSGAGPSFYFYNPTTVAYGKNEFSRIWGDRKNEDDWRWSSAKSGGFSEEQSNLELAIAEGEESELLSPDYYLALIPSAEKELDSIKKERNYAYYQLGLIYKEKFKEYKLSKSKFLNLLESDPEEKLILPSNYNLYKIYEILGLGDEALITKTSIISNYPESRYANILLHPELAATRDENSSESLYEATYKLLEAQHFQEVIEKSKEYMTFFDGDPMVPKFALLKATANGRLNGYQAYVDGLNDVVLAFANTPEAIQAEAILGSLKSVSDKTFKPDTQSRSFKVVFQFNTNEKEALVDFRKILDEVIPKVTYYNMSTSVDVFNPETTFLVVHGLRSVQGAQAFSDILKEEDRDKINRPYFGISSSNYKTLQIHKNINEYLANK
- a CDS encoding ABC transporter ATP-binding protein; this encodes MITTTNLSKKYSGNEVLNIPSLDIPNGQSFGLVGNNGAGKTTYFSLLLDLIKPTTGTINNNGVVVNQSEDWKPFTSSFIDESFLIGYLTAEEYFYFIGDLRGQNKQDVDNLVSQFEDFFHGEILGQKKYLRDLSKGNQKKAGIVAALIGNPEVIILDEPFANLDPTTQIRLKEIIKDLALTKGVTVLVSSHDLMHVTDVCERIVVLEKGHVVKDIATSEATLKELEAHFSGTVDVA
- a CDS encoding DUF5687 family protein; this translates as MISKFLSLEWKSFIRSSNFGKGLAIKIVMGFFAAYFIVVFLALGFGLYPILKKTFPNQDPFIVVNTLLFFWFLGDLMLRFFLQKLPVMSVKPFLTIPIKRSTVVHFVLGKSAVSFFNFLPLFAMVPFSFVLVYKDYDTITVITWLVAMLLLTLINNFLNFIIESFSAETELSFLPIILFAGALFGLNYFNIVDFSGLLSSAMLAITANPSLLLVLLAVLVGLYVFNHKILIKKLYLDNSLKTKIKEVSTSDLGWTKRFGDSAPFMQLDLKLIWRNKRPRSAVFILVLGLLYGLFFYPNPVYNDTPIMFGFVGVFVTGIFLINFGQFIPAWDSGYYKMLMSQNIKYEQYLKSKYTLMMLSVIIMFVLSIPYVYFGWKILVAHFAAAIYNIGVNTYVIMLGGSFNRKKIDLNQRAAFNYQGTGAVQWLIGIPLLLIPLAIFGSLTYYIGFYSGISALIALGLIGIIFHQKTMRFITKKYLASKYEMVKAFNEDN
- a CDS encoding PadR family transcriptional regulator, with protein sequence MANSKLYKGSLTTIILKLLNESEKMYGYEMTQKVKAITKGELNITEGALYPALHKLEAEGLLDVEVKKVDNRLRKYYKLTEKGNKETVSKLEELKDYIKTMETFMNPKFSLD
- a CDS encoding ferredoxin--NADP reductase, which produces MSQFNTLTISDITRQTDQCVTLTFTVPDNLKQDYAFKAGQYITLKTKINNEEVRRDYSLCSSPSSGTLTVAVKAVPNGTFSTYANSSLKVGDTLDVAKPQGRFVFEPKPTEERTIAAFAAGSGITPILSIAKTVLEQEPKSHFVLVYGNKSKNDTIFFDDLLALHHKYVDRFYIQFLYSQSQEENALFGRIEKSTVNLIVKNKYKHVTIDSFYLCGPEAMINTVKDVLTENKVSKDNIHFELFTAATQTTTETIETSDGNTEITVTVDDESETFSMSQKQTILEAALKQDLDAPYSCQGGVCSSCIARVVDGKAIMRQNNILTDAEVAEGLILTCQAHPTTPTLTVDYDDV